The segment AGCCTCTGAGGTgaaaagtgtgcccaggtggaagCAAAGGGAGAGAAGAGTGGAAAAGAAAGTTTGAATCAGTTATTACCTCCAGCCTTGAGGAACTCAGATGTTAGACTCGTAATTGCACTTGTActgtggtggtgcagctcttcTCCCCACAGTGGAAGTGCACCCAGGAGGTCAAAGTCAATTGCCAGGACACAGTAAAGGAAGGATCTAGCCCTCGTGGGTATGTCAATAATGGTTAATCATATAATCTGAAAGGTCAATACTTAGAGCATTTGGAGAAACCTCTCCAAAGTTTACTTTACTTTCCTAAATCCTTGCCCTAAGGTCTCTTTCTTAATAGGTCTGAGAAGTAAAACTTCTTTCCTCCCCAAAGTCTCTTCCTTTAAGTAATGCATTaatgaagagaaaagaaaagaaaagaaaagaaaagaaaagaaaagaaaagaaaagaaaagaaaagaaaagaaaagaaaagaaaagaaaagaaaagaaaagaaaagaaaagaaaagaaaagaaaagaaaagaaaagaaaagaaaagaaaagaaaagaaaagaaaagaaaagaaaagaaaaggaaaggaaaggaaagaaaagaaaaggaaagaaaagagggaaaagcaagaggagaggagaggagaggagaggagaggagaggagaggagaggagaggagaggagaggagaggagaggagaggagaggagaggagaggagaggagaggagaggagaggagaggagaggagaggagaggagaggagaggagaggagaggagaggagaggagaggagaggagaggagaggagaggagaggagaggagaggagaggagaggagaggagaggagaggagaggagaggagaggagaggagaggagaggagaggagaggagaggagaggagaggagaggagaggagaggagaggagaggagaggagaggagaggagaggagaggagaggagaggagaggagaggagaggagaggagaggagaggaagagaagcttCGAATCATGTTATATGTAGGTTCCTCTCATGAAGAGGAGAGGCTATCCTATTGGTAGCTTAGCCTTTCACTTGAAGCAATTACATTTAGCACTGGAGTAAAAAACTAGAAGTAAACAATTTCTTGATTTGAGAAATGAGCAACGAGGATATTCAGAGTGCAGGGAGCATGTTTTCCTAAGAAAGATTTTAGCAGTTGATTATTTGGGCGTAGAATGAGAGATGTGTTGTGAGGAATGCAGCAATGGTCAAAGAGATTTGAAGGGTAGAGTCACCAAGGAGGGGGATTTTCCCTCATGTTTTGAGAAAGTCACAGGAGTCATCCACTAATAGCTCAGAACAGGATGTAATTCACACGAGTAAGGAGCTTGTGTAGGTAGAGAAGGGCATTTCTAGAGCAATGAGGTAAAACTATTAAGGGAAACGTCTGGGGGAAATGCTCTGACAGCAAATAGAAAGCAGTCtcacaggaaaagcagagaatttCAGCTGCCTGAGAAGTTTGTGCTGCAACTGGACACAGAGCTTGGGCTCTGTGATGGAGCACTCTGCTTCAATTAAAGAGATGAGCCAGAAGAGCTTCTAGCCTTTCCCATCTTTGTGTTTTATGAGTACAGGTGTTACAGGCATGCAAAGTAGCATATCTTAATTGTCATCTCCAAATCAGACCAGTTCCACTTGTGTTTGGTTTAGCATACTGTATTTTGATGAAGTTTTCATCTGATTTCCCTTAAGGACAGCAGTAgcatttccactcactgaagaAGTCAGCCTCTTATGCTATGTCATTTACTATGGGCGTAGAGAACTTAAAGTGTGAACTAAAACAATGGAAAAGCTTTTGTGACATGACACAGGAGAGCAAACCTAGAACTTTGGCAGTACAAATAGCTGTTGACTGCCAGAGCTTTATTCATACTCCAGTAAACTTTGCGccgagaagagaaagctccacaaagagctgctggagcctgagAACTTCAAAGCAGATGACATGGAAGTGCAAATCAATACAGTAACCACATGAAATTTTTCAAGGGTGTTTGATGCCTTCATGTGTTCATTTTGAAATGTTCCCACTAACCCTATCTTTCTTGAACCCTCTGCCTATTTCCTGGAACAGAAATAAATCTAACAGGTCCTTGGGAATCATTGCTATGACCTCGAGTTTTTGTTAGAAGCTGTTTGGAGAATAGAAAAAGCTTCACCTGAGTTGATGCTTTTTCAGTGTTAGGTACCAAAACCTGCTCTCGTGTTCCTGTTGCCTGTATTCCTTCAGTGCAGCCCGGCtgaagcactgctctgcaggcctCAGGGGGAGACTGTGCCAGGCAGGTGTACTCTGTCCACTCTCTTGCTGAAATGCACTCTTTTGCAAACGTGCACCTTGTGTTTATCCACCAGAACCCTTCCTGTCGAACTGCTGGAACTTTGGCTTTGCTATTCGTTTGCTATTTGGTGTTGCTACAGTTTGCTCCTGCTGGTACCCCCATGGAGGCACTGCAGTTTTTAGAGTGCTTATCTGTTTTCTAGCAGTTGAAACCAGTGTTGTTTTGCACTAGCCAGTACTGGTCAGACATGCTCTGTTGGTGGTGTAACCCTTTCCTGCAATTCAGATCTTGGAGTCCTTAGTCAAATCATCTGAAGTAAAATATTTCTACTTTTTATTACTGAGTAATTCTTTCCTGTGATACATTATCTGATATATAGGCATAGTACATTCACCTGACAGAGCTGATATGTAAGATAATTTAATGAAAATATCTTTAATCTCTCTGAGATGGCCACATAAAATATATCACGCTGCAACTTGGCTACTACTTTAAAAGAGCATCATGCAAATGTTACTGAGCTCCTGTAAGGCTGCGCTGACTTTAATGAACTTTGGATCAGTCCCAGACTTCCTAATGTCAGTTTTAGGAAAAGTATTAAAGTAAGGTTGCTCTATTAGCACCCTTTTCAACTCTTAAAatgcaagaaaagaaagtttaaTTTAAATGGTTTTGATAAAATCTGTTTCATAAtgctctcatagaatcaaccaggttggaagagaccttcaagatcatccaggccaacctagtacccagccctatccaatcaattagaccatggcactaagtgcctcatccagtcttgtcttgaacaccttcagggacaacaAAAAAGTAACATTGGATTGGAGCAGTGACTCTGGAAAAATGCTCTGCGTGGTTTTGAAATGCAACAAATATATTGACTTCTAATGTCCAGTACTTGTGAACTAAGGATGTGTGTCTGAAATTCACTTTTACcttcataaaatcaaccaggttggaagagaccttcaagatcattcagtccaacctattatccagccctatccaatcaactagaccatggcactaagtgcctcatccagtcttatcttgaacacctccagagatggcgactccaccacctccctgggcagcccacctGACCACGCAGAGACACATGCATTTTTCCTACGTTCCAAAGCCTTGATCAAGCAGATAGGGAAGTTTTCTTTAATTAGAACAAACAACAGAAATCTTACTTAAAAATGtttattgtaaaaaaaaaaaaagtggctaGAAAACAACATAAATTTCACTTCACACTTTCTTCAAGTTATCTATAGATGCTGCTATAGGCAACAATTCACTTTCATCCATAACACATTCAGTCATATAAAAATAAAACTATTTACATTATGTCCACATACTTTACAAAACCATCAatacaaaaaggaaaacaaacaaacaaacaaaaagaaggcACTTGGAGGGGTAAAATGCTGAAAATATTGCATTTCCTTTGTgcatttaaaaaacaacaaccattGTCCGAGTCCCATGACCCCCCTCTCTTGCACTTATTCCcgtttattaaagaaaaaaagatgaaaagttTAGAGGAGCTATTCCATATGAAAAGGTTGGTCAAGCATGCACCAGGAATGTTTGAAGCTACAgtcttgtctttcttttttcctttccttgtgaAAAATAAAGGCACATGCGGTTAACTTGTGGCTTTCAGTTTTTCATACATTCTTTTACatgttgtgttgggttttttttggttcctTTCCTCTCTTAATTATGCAGATTTAAAGCATTTCAGATTGTTAATGAAGGCCTTGGCTtcttataaaataaaataaaaaagacaGCAATGAATAATATTAAACATTTACTAAGGTAAACTCGGAATACTTTTTAAGGCACCTGAGATAAATGGTGTCTAGCAAAATTCACTTGGGTAGTATTCTTTACTAAAAGTCCCACTTAAAATACTGTTTCTTTGGTTGAAATGGCTTGGCAGGAATGTGTTGTGAACTTTGCAGCCTTTTCTAAGCGAGAAAAGACGACCTACATTAGGCTTCTTCTATAAAGAAATCTGAGAATGCTTCTTCCTTTAGAGCTACTTGAAATGTCATTCCCCATACTTCAGAACTCACACTCGAGAATGCGAGTGTGTGGCTGAACAGAAACTACTTAAACCCCTTTTTTACTGACATCCTAAGTTCTTCCACTAgtatgtttgtttgcttgtttggtggggttttggggtgggtgggttttttttttggctgaaaAGTAGATGAGAAAACGCCTTTGGATTTCCACTTATCATTTGGAACAGGAGTGGAGAAATGCATCGAGTCCAGGTAAACATTGACTGCATGACTCAGTGTGCTACACAGCAGCCAGATTCCTCGTGTTTGTGCAGAAGAGACATTCTGGAGAAAGTTTTGGAGCAATTTTTGCACTGGTATTTCTTCACATCCGAGTGAGTCTGCAGATGAGCCCTCAGATTGGATCTGTCTGCAAAAGCCCTGTTGCAGTGAGGACAGGAAAACGGCTTCTCTCCTAAAACGGAAACATCAAGAGAAAAGAGGATCAAGTGTTAAAATAGGAGGACACGTTTAGCTCCGGTAAAACCAAGCTTTTATCCTAAGAAGCAAACAGAAAGGAGTTTTTACAATAAAGAATGCACAATAAAAGGTTAATCGGGGAACAGACACAGCAGCTTTCAGCGCTGCTGACTGTACCTGAAGAACTCAGAACGTGCTGCTAAGTGCAGCCTCCAGAGACAAGCTGCTGACACCTTGTGCATCTGCAGGTGCAGGCAGTGCATTTCACTCGGGCTCCTCCCAGCATTTTCACATATTTTCTGAGAACTTTTTCTGCATCGTGCTGTGTGAATTGCTGAGGATGAAAGCTTTGACTGAAAGGCAGCAAGCAACTGTACAGACACTTACACTGCATTTACTATTTCAATTAAAATCAAGTTTTTGCCTCGTAAGAAAAAGGCTCCCTAATGTGATGATGTATTTCTAAGCCTTAAGGACTTGAGATAGCGCATGGCAGCTGTTTAAGGAGTCAGAAAGAAGCCCCTCGTGCACTGCCTTCCTGGTTTTGCTGATTGCTTTTGGAGTCAATTGGAGCATTCTCAAAGTTAGCAACATCCAAAGCCTGAAAGTCAACCAAAAAATCCCTAAAGCAAAACCTTCAGTTAGTGGAAATGGGCTGAACCGTCCTAAAATTGCCAAGGGGGCATTTCTTATTTACACCAGTATCTGGCCCTGAGTTGGGGACCATGCTACACTTCTTCCCCACCCTTCCACCCTTGATGAGAAGGGGGGaagttatctttttttttttagtaaaacATCTGAAATCCTGCAAATTCTTTTCCACGTTAGTAAAGGAACACTGCTGGATTTTCCACCTGTggagaaaaacagcaaaaaagcATCCAGTTGTTACAGCCACAAGAAACTGCATTTGCAAAGGTTGTTCTTACCAGTGTGAGTTCTAATGTGTCCTTGAAGTAGCCAGGGTCTAGAGAAAGCCTTGCCACAGATCTTGCAGACACAAGGTAGCGTGTGGGTCCTGATGTGCATCTTAAGTGCTCCCAGGCTGACATACTCCTTGTCACAGTACTTGCAGCTGAATGATTTCCTAGACTGGGCATCACAGTGCAGCTGCTTATGTTTGGCCAACCCAGAGAAAGTTGAATAGGTCTTGTTGCATAAACTGCACTGAAACTTTTCAGCTTCGATTGCATGGGGGTCTGAAAGCTTGGACTGGATTCTCTCTTCTTCATCACTAATGGGACTTTCTGAGCCGCTGTGATCTTTGGAGGAGGTGTCAGAAGGTGGAGGTGGGCTGACTCTTCCCAAAGATGAGGGGTATCCAGAAAGCGGAGAGAGGTCGCTGGGTAATGGAGACGGTAGCAGCCCGGTTGTAGTCCACACGGTAATGGGATTGTAAGCTACTGAGCTCAGGATCTCTGGCTGTGGTATGATAGGGACTGGGTAGCTTTCATACAGGTATGGGGATATAATCactggagaaagaagaaaattttaaggtaagagaaataaaaagaattTCAAAAGACACCAAAAAAAATTACAGTTTGGAGATTAAAAGGTGCATAAACTAAACACTCCGTGTGTTCATCTGAATATAAGGAGGATTAAGGAAATACTATTTCATAgatcttatatatatatattctgatCGGGAGAGagagtgccctgcagcaggcaacTCACAGCTGGAGAGTCTGTTCGAAGCAGCATGCTGCTCCTGGATCTGTGCAGTCTGACACAACGAAGCAGAGAAACTTCCCGAGGGATTTGTACAAGTTTCTATTCCACCGGCAGCAGATACAGAACAGGAAAACTCCAAATCCTCTCTAAGCAACTTAAGTGGATGAGCAAACGTTTATGATTCATTCTGGGCAGCATTGACATATTTCTCAGAACTCCCTCTTTGCGagcaaaaggagggaaaaaataaccaaaaaagCAGGAGCTAGCAAGGAAGGAAGCCTGCAGAGCAATCCCACCCCTCCTCGCTGCTGCCACGCACTGACCGCAACCGCTGCCTGTGGCTTTGTTACCTGTGTGAGTGTCCAGCTCGCTGTAATTCGGCTTTTTGGATGAATTGAAATGTTTCTTGACCAGGAAGGAGCGTGGCATTTTGGAGGCAGGGTTCGTCCTTCGCCCAGGCGCTGTCACGGGTGGCCGTAGCGGAGCTGGCCGGTGCGCAGCTCACACGCCGTGCGATCAGGGAGAGCGCATCGGTCCCTACCGCCCCGGTCCCTATCGCACCGGTTCCTATCGCATCGCCAGCCCCACGCAATCCGCCCGCCGCGGCTGGACAGTGGCAGTGCAGAGGCGCCTTGAAAGGAGCCGTAAATACCCACAGGTCAGGTGCAAGGGGGAAGGGTTTCCCGCTCCTCCAATCACTTCGGGATGTTCTCAAGCACTTTCCCAAACGGGCTGtttttctgggagggctctCCGGCTGCTGGCGGGAGGGATCCAATCTCTGCTCGGAGGGTTTGGTTCAGATTTCAGCTCCTCCCGCTGGAGACAGCTGTGAgcgaggagcaggcagtgggcagAGCAGTTCCCTCGCTGCAGAGCGGCTGTAGGTGGCTCTGGGGCACTTTGGTCTAGAAAAATGAGTTGCTCAAAGTGCTTTAAAACAGAGGTCAGTCTACTGGTGCAGCTGCACTGATAGAGACCTGGATAAGTCATAGGCACTACaagttcttttcttcttctccttctttccttccttccttccttccttccttccttccttccttccttccttccttccttccttccttccttccttccttccttccttccttccttccttccttccttccttccttccttccttccttcctttccttccttccttccttccttccttccttccttccttccttccttccttccttccttccttccttccttccttccttccttccttccttccttccttccttccttccttccttccttccttccttccttccttccttccttccttccttccttccttccttccttcctttctttctttctttctttctttctttctttctttctttctttctttctttctttctttctttctttctttctttctttctttctctctttctctctttctctctttctctctttctctctctctttctctctttctctctttctctctttctctctttctctctttctctctttctctctttctctctttctctctttctctctttctctctttctctctttctctctttctctctttctctctttctctctttctctctttctctctttctttctttctttctttctttatttctttctttctttctttctgtatttctttatttctttctttatttctttctttttctttctccccccctcttttcccttttttttttttttttttaaattttacttCTGCtacttccccccccttcccccacccaccccccgtTTAAAATGAGTCTGGTTTCCAGATGTTTGATACAAGAATTACAATGGAACAAACTGTTCATTAAGGGcagaaggagagggggagacaTTACAAGATAACAAGCTAGCCAGCGGAGCTAATGGGAGCCTTTGAACTGCCTGTGTGCCTGCTCCATTTGGGAACTGCCCTTGGATAGCTGTGTTTAGGAAAGGCTGGAGACAAACAGCCTGCTTCCCTAACCTGCACCCTTCCATGCAGAAGGACCAGAGAGATACTGCAAGTGAGgtcaaagagaaggagaagcacTGGAAAAGATGACATTTCAGAGCAAGGTGATAAGTTCTGTACAGTATCAGACTGCTGCAGACTGCTCATGTGAAGTGTACGTTCTTTATTACCCTGAAAATCTGCAGAATGCAAACCCTCCACCTTTCCTTCCTTGGGACTAGTtatgtcactttttttttttttttttttttttggcctatCCTCTTAGAGCACTGCCAAGGAAATTTGCCTAATTACCCAAAGCAGTTAAAAGACGTACAGATAagcacccccccctccccccccaattATAGACTGGATAATTTAAATGTCTCTTAAACGTCCTTCTCCATTAGTATACTTAGGACCTCTTGATTTCCTATGAAGGCATCACCTCTGTTATGTATTCCATTTAGGATGAAAGTCTCTCAAATGTGCCACAGAGATTTCTGGTTATCTAGACTGACTTAGAGGAGATGTTCAGTCACAGATAGGGTTTTTTCATTTTAGAATATTTGCATTCTGAAAACATGGGCAGTTGAAGGCTGGTAAATTTCTAACACAAATTACACTCTGACTGACTCTTGGTCTGCCCTCCccactcctccttccccccccccccccccccccgtgcaTTAACTacacctgcctgggcacataCTGGTATGCTGTACTGGTGTGCCACTAAGGAGGCGGCGTGTTTTACACAGACCACCCCAGCCCTTTTTTTGCAGCAGGTGTTGGAATAGatgtgaagagaaaaaaaaaaaaaaaaaaaaaagaaagaatcccTCTAGTTCTGTTCAGACA is part of the Pogoniulus pusillus isolate bPogPus1 chromosome 34, bPogPus1.pri, whole genome shotgun sequence genome and harbors:
- the SNAI2 gene encoding zinc finger protein SNAI2, yielding MPRSFLVKKHFNSSKKPNYSELDTHTVIISPYLYESYPVPIIPQPEILSSVAYNPITVWTTTGLLPSPLPSDLSPLSGYPSSLGRVSPPPPSDTSSKDHSGSESPISDEEERIQSKLSDPHAIEAEKFQCSLCNKTYSTFSGLAKHKQLHCDAQSRKSFSCKYCDKEYVSLGALKMHIRTHTLPCVCKICGKAFSRPWLLQGHIRTHTGEKPFSCPHCNRAFADRSNLRAHLQTHSDVKKYQCKNCSKTFSRMSLLHKHEESGCCVAH